A stretch of Dyella sp. BiH032 DNA encodes these proteins:
- the rimP gene encoding ribosome maturation factor RimP: MDTQALAQRFTEVLADLGLECLGVEFSPSQGQSTLRVYLDVEGREVTLDDCEAASRELSAMLDVEDPIPGHYLLEVSSPGIDRPLFTAAQFDKVAGKEVKVLLKAPIEGRRRLRGKVLKVEGERISLEAEGKVFEFEHDAVESARVVPDWAALGYVPQPKPGKKPAKKAK, from the coding sequence TACTGGCCGATCTGGGGCTGGAATGCCTTGGCGTGGAGTTCTCCCCGTCGCAGGGGCAGAGTACCCTGCGCGTTTATCTGGACGTGGAAGGGCGGGAGGTCACTCTCGACGATTGCGAGGCTGCCAGCCGCGAGTTGTCGGCCATGCTCGACGTAGAGGATCCGATTCCGGGGCATTACCTGCTGGAAGTGTCCTCGCCGGGCATCGACCGTCCGTTGTTCACGGCCGCCCAGTTCGACAAGGTGGCCGGGAAGGAAGTGAAAGTGCTGCTGAAGGCGCCGATCGAAGGTCGTCGCCGCCTGCGCGGCAAGGTATTGAAGGTGGAAGGCGAGCGCATTTCGCTGGAAGCCGAGGGGAAAGTGTTCGAGTTCGAGCATGACGCGGTGGAAAGCGCGCGCGTGGTGCCGGACTGGGCAGCGCTCGGCTACGTGCCGCAGCCCAAGCCCGGCAAGAAGCCGGCCAAGAAGGCCAAGTAA
- the nusA gene encoding transcription termination factor NusA, which yields MSKELLLVVDAVANEKGVPREVIFQAMEAALASAAKKRYPEEDPDIRVSINRTSGEYETFRRWEVIADDGEMESPFRQLRLMDATDERADAQVGEHIEQQIENAEFGRIAAQAAKQVIVQRVREAERQQVVDAYKDRVGELITGIVKRVERGNVYLDLGGNAEAFIPRDKTIPRESHRVGDRVRGYLHEVKSEIRGPQLFVSRAAPEFMIELFKLEVPEVGQGLVEIKGCARDPGDRAKIAVVAHDSRTDPIGACIGMRGSRVQAVSNELNGERVDIILWHENQAQYVINAMAPAEVQSIIMDEEKHSMDIAVAEDKLSQAIGRGGQNVRLASKLTGWQLNVMTQDQVAAKSEAEQEAARQLFMEKLEVDQEIANILVQEGFSSIEEIAYVPSAELLAVEGFDEDIVEELRARARDALLTEALAVEEGVNEPSEDLLALPGMSESIAYALAEREVVTLDDLADLAVDDLIDIEGVDEDLAAKLIMEARRPMIERLEKGG from the coding sequence ATGAGCAAAGAACTGTTGCTGGTCGTCGACGCGGTTGCCAACGAAAAGGGCGTGCCGCGCGAAGTGATCTTCCAGGCGATGGAGGCCGCGCTGGCGTCCGCCGCTAAAAAGCGCTATCCGGAGGAAGATCCGGACATCCGCGTGTCGATCAATCGCACGAGCGGTGAGTACGAAACGTTCCGTCGCTGGGAAGTGATTGCCGACGACGGCGAGATGGAATCGCCGTTCCGCCAGCTGCGCCTGATGGACGCGACCGACGAGCGCGCCGATGCGCAGGTAGGCGAGCACATCGAGCAGCAGATCGAGAACGCGGAGTTCGGTCGCATCGCTGCGCAGGCCGCCAAGCAGGTGATCGTGCAGCGCGTGCGCGAAGCCGAACGCCAGCAGGTGGTGGACGCCTACAAGGATCGCGTGGGCGAGCTGATCACCGGCATCGTCAAGCGCGTCGAGCGCGGCAACGTCTACCTGGACCTGGGCGGCAACGCCGAAGCGTTCATTCCGCGCGACAAGACCATCCCGCGCGAATCGCATCGCGTCGGCGACCGCGTGCGCGGCTATCTGCACGAAGTGAAGTCGGAAATCCGCGGCCCGCAGCTGTTCGTCTCGCGCGCGGCGCCGGAATTCATGATCGAGCTGTTCAAGCTCGAGGTACCGGAAGTCGGCCAGGGCCTGGTCGAGATCAAGGGCTGCGCCCGCGATCCGGGCGATCGCGCCAAGATCGCCGTGGTGGCCCATGACAGCCGCACCGATCCCATCGGCGCGTGCATCGGCATGCGCGGTTCGCGCGTGCAGGCGGTGTCCAACGAGCTCAACGGCGAGCGCGTGGACATCATCCTGTGGCACGAGAACCAGGCTCAGTACGTCATCAACGCGATGGCGCCGGCCGAAGTCCAGTCCATCATCATGGACGAGGAGAAACACTCCATGGACATCGCGGTGGCCGAAGACAAACTGTCCCAGGCGATCGGCCGCGGCGGTCAGAACGTGCGCCTGGCCAGCAAGCTCACCGGCTGGCAGCTCAACGTGATGACGCAGGACCAGGTTGCCGCCAAGAGCGAAGCCGAGCAGGAGGCCGCGCGCCAGCTGTTCATGGAGAAGCTCGAGGTGGACCAGGAAATTGCCAACATCCTGGTGCAGGAAGGCTTCTCGAGCATCGAGGAAATCGCCTACGTGCCCAGCGCCGAGCTGCTGGCGGTGGAAGGTTTCGACGAGGACATCGTCGAGGAACTCCGCGCCCGCGCCCGCGATGCGCTGCTGACCGAGGCCCTGGCGGTGGAAGAAGGCGTGAACGAGCCGTCGGAAGACCTGCTGGCGCTGCCGGGCATGAGCGAGTCGATCGCCTATGCGCTGGCCGAGCGTGAAGTGGTGACGCTGGACGACCTTGCCGACCTCGCCGTCGACGACCTGATCGATATCGAGGGTGTGGACGAAGACCTCGCCGCGAAGCTGATCATGGAAGCACGCAGGCCCATGATCGAGCGGCTGGAGAAGGGCGGCTAA